A genomic window from Brevibacillus agri includes:
- a CDS encoding VanW family protein encodes MYATQISPRRRYSFSWFFAIFFVQLILIPALSLFSMIEWGGATFGEKIFQEEIRIASLPVGGQTYEEARQKLLEAVQASRNTEIRFVLDGQAYPIDKSKLQLSFDVEATLQEAYARSREKTGFFSRLWGDSAPVNVPIKIAFDRAEMSRQLDAIGQQIERPAVSATGAVSGNTISIVPEVVGYRINLEQSLSAFEQVISSNLADWSGELRLAVQEDVPQIRTADLESIKNMLAEQSLPMAVSGSSGLANLQQLVSRLNGTVVLPGETFSFLKATGPYTQENGYVLQPILADEQVVPDQLGGAATQAATALYQTILQNRLTVIERHAAQRPVSYTSAGLEARVDGEELDLRFSNQTEKPLFIHAALQSNQVRVALFGAKQDVPVATLVTEKGATVLPNTIVRVDQTLGPNEEFIERKGSEGFTVAVYQSWQENGIFRKQKVSEDYYKPLHNVVAVGPVYEKDKKARATTVPGAQQEGDAAPAETADDGGGTPAAAPPPDIPMPSAPSTDANSGSTGGTEVVNGIIYQN; translated from the coding sequence ATGTACGCAACCCAAATCTCGCCTCGACGGCGCTATTCGTTTTCTTGGTTCTTTGCCATATTTTTCGTCCAGCTCATCCTGATCCCGGCGCTTTCGCTTTTTTCGATGATCGAGTGGGGAGGCGCCACTTTTGGCGAGAAGATTTTCCAGGAAGAGATCAGGATCGCATCGCTTCCCGTAGGCGGCCAGACATATGAGGAAGCAAGGCAGAAGCTGCTTGAGGCCGTACAGGCCAGCCGAAATACAGAAATTCGCTTTGTACTGGATGGACAAGCGTACCCGATTGACAAAAGCAAGCTGCAACTCAGCTTTGATGTAGAAGCGACCTTGCAGGAGGCGTATGCCCGCTCCCGAGAAAAGACCGGGTTTTTCTCCCGCTTGTGGGGGGATTCTGCGCCTGTCAATGTGCCGATCAAGATTGCCTTTGATCGCGCGGAGATGTCCAGGCAGCTTGACGCCATCGGACAACAGATCGAGCGCCCGGCTGTGTCTGCGACAGGAGCTGTTTCGGGGAATACGATCTCGATCGTGCCAGAGGTGGTCGGTTACCGGATCAATCTGGAGCAGTCTTTGTCCGCCTTTGAGCAAGTCATCTCGTCCAATCTCGCAGATTGGTCGGGAGAGCTTCGTCTGGCTGTACAGGAAGACGTTCCACAAATCCGCACAGCAGATTTGGAGTCGATCAAAAACATGCTGGCTGAGCAGTCTTTGCCGATGGCTGTTTCCGGGAGCAGCGGGCTTGCCAATTTGCAGCAGCTCGTCTCCCGCCTGAACGGCACGGTCGTTTTGCCTGGCGAGACGTTTTCCTTCCTGAAGGCGACAGGGCCGTACACGCAGGAAAACGGCTATGTGCTGCAGCCGATTCTCGCCGACGAACAAGTCGTTCCGGACCAGCTCGGTGGAGCCGCGACACAGGCAGCGACTGCTCTCTACCAAACCATTTTGCAGAACCGTCTGACCGTGATCGAGCGGCATGCGGCTCAGCGGCCTGTTTCCTATACAAGTGCAGGGCTGGAAGCGCGGGTCGATGGGGAAGAACTCGATCTGCGCTTTTCCAACCAGACGGAGAAGCCGCTGTTTATCCATGCGGCACTGCAGAGCAATCAGGTGCGAGTGGCGCTTTTCGGGGCAAAGCAGGACGTGCCTGTGGCGACGCTTGTTACGGAAAAAGGCGCGACGGTGTTGCCGAATACGATTGTTCGCGTAGACCAAACGCTGGGGCCAAACGAGGAGTTCATCGAGCGCAAAGGCAGCGAGGGCTTCACGGTCGCCGTTTACCAGAGCTGGCAGGAGAACGGGATATTCCGGAAGCAAAAGGTTTCCGAGGATTACTACAAGCCGCTGCACAACGTCGTTGCGGTTGGCCCCGTTTATGAAAAAGACAAGAAGGCGCGGGCGACAACTGTGCCAGGGGCGCAACAGGAAGGCGATGCGGCTCCGGCCGAAACGGCTGATGACGGCGGCGGAACACCTGCCGCTGCACCGCCTCCAGACATACCGATGCCAAGCGCCCCTTCCACTGACGCAAACAGCGGAAGCACTGGCGGGACGGAAGTGGTAAACGGCATTATTTATCAAAACTAG
- a CDS encoding YwiC-like family protein has product MDTTGVLIFIGCYFLLSALFGVMLYRRAKRTFARKGWLVAAGAVLIGAVSPFFIAYTSLWLWLSVFLLLAVCLAWGAWKLSAVPVRRGGFAPVFSVPATAELGRQHPWSLEEAADEQQDEGVPAVSELEQQHESEQQHESEQQHESEQQHELEHDLELELELEEEVEQAALAEVAVSQEEGSLPEIRDEDEAISYDFLQEEEAETIPFMPALDPPSAKIEAEEADEDRIIYFFEEESPAEKKTMPDTTERTDVGKADEHEWNFIHDDKQTNE; this is encoded by the coding sequence ATGGATACAACAGGTGTCCTGATATTTATTGGCTGCTATTTTCTATTGTCTGCCCTATTTGGAGTGATGCTCTATCGGAGGGCGAAGCGCACTTTTGCGCGAAAAGGCTGGCTGGTAGCAGCGGGGGCGGTCCTGATCGGCGCCGTTTCTCCTTTCTTTATTGCTTACACAAGCTTGTGGCTGTGGCTGTCCGTTTTTCTTTTGCTCGCGGTTTGCCTGGCGTGGGGCGCATGGAAGCTGTCCGCAGTGCCTGTAAGGAGAGGCGGATTTGCTCCTGTTTTTTCTGTGCCGGCGACAGCGGAGCTGGGTCGGCAGCATCCGTGGAGTTTGGAAGAGGCAGCGGATGAGCAGCAAGACGAAGGCGTGCCAGCGGTGAGTGAGCTTGAGCAGCAGCATGAGAGTGAGCAGCAGCATGAGAGTGAGCAGCAGCATGAGAGTGAGCAGCAGCATGAGCTTGAGCATGACCTTGAGTTGGAACTGGAGCTGGAGGAAGAAGTCGAACAGGCGGCTTTGGCTGAAGTGGCCGTGAGCCAGGAGGAAGGCAGCTTGCCGGAAATCCGCGACGAGGATGAGGCGATCAGCTACGACTTTTTGCAGGAGGAAGAAGCGGAGACGATTCCGTTCATGCCTGCACTGGATCCTCCTTCGGCAAAAATAGAGGCCGAGGAAGCAGACGAGGATCGGATCATCTACTTTTTCGAGGAAGAGTCTCCTGCCGAAAAGAAAACCATGCCTGACACAACGGAACGGACAGATGTCGGGAAAGCAGATGAGCATGAATGGAATTTCATCCACGATGACAAGCAGACAAATGAATAA
- a CDS encoding type IV pilus modification PilV family protein: MKVLDNEKGLSLVEVVASLLIFSIALLFLSHFLVRSFEISGNQDSRQVAMNLARQTVEEWRAGNGVIPADQQQGISLADQYLGKPLPFHLLASICSNEAPNWPNDFKGIKLADMTINDRVYQTYVLPRFITTEQTASQSLIRVVVTVFSNDVKVAELETLIANPEIGQENDA, encoded by the coding sequence ATGAAAGTACTAGATAACGAAAAAGGCTTGTCCTTGGTCGAAGTGGTCGCATCGCTTCTGATTTTTTCCATCGCCCTCCTGTTTTTGAGCCATTTTCTCGTCAGAAGCTTTGAAATCTCCGGCAATCAGGACAGTCGGCAAGTCGCCATGAACTTGGCCAGGCAGACTGTGGAAGAGTGGCGGGCCGGAAATGGCGTGATCCCAGCCGATCAGCAGCAAGGAATTTCGCTGGCAGATCAATACTTGGGCAAACCGCTTCCTTTTCACCTGCTCGCAAGCATCTGCTCCAACGAGGCACCGAATTGGCCCAACGACTTCAAGGGGATCAAGCTCGCTGACATGACCATCAACGATCGCGTCTACCAGACTTACGTGCTCCCCCGGTTTATCACAACAGAGCAAACAGCATCCCAGTCGCTCATCAGAGTCGTCGTCACAGTCTTTTCAAACGATGTGAAAGTCGCGGAGCTGGAAACATTGATAGCCAATCCAGAGATTGGGCAGGAGAATGACGCATGA